A DNA window from Halorubrum sp. DM2 contains the following coding sequences:
- a CDS encoding AAA family ATPase translates to MKAFGDEDTIFEDMDVLNPNEQTYQPESLPEREVELDQIHSALRPATMGSTPLNLIVYGQSGQGKTVGIRLKTDQLQEYADDSEMDLTVVHIRCKGMDGSYHVLTHLVKRLREKRFGPGEELPSGHQRKTLLNMVIENLEEIGGTVIVVLDEIDAIGDDDYILYELPRSNPDDVRLSLIGITNDLQFRENLDADVRSSLGEDEVRFEPYDADQLRNILSRRAVGALRDTYFEDGIEDYQHLRSEILTDDTIPLAAALGAQDTGDAREAIRLLFRATRFGDDRGETTVTEEHVREARDFLETKAIESGIQTLPNQRMLALMAVTYHGIHGDTPVTTTPIYTQYKTFCEYADVNVLSNRRFRDRLNDLADTNVLNKRQGRGRGDENQYSLAVDLDTALENLPKESERLGDVATVLREQGGVAGN, encoded by the coding sequence ATGAAGGCGTTCGGTGACGAAGACACGATCTTTGAGGACATGGACGTCCTCAACCCCAACGAGCAGACGTACCAGCCCGAGTCGTTGCCGGAGCGCGAGGTCGAACTCGACCAGATCCACTCCGCGCTTCGTCCAGCGACGATGGGTTCGACGCCGCTCAATCTGATCGTATACGGTCAATCCGGCCAGGGAAAGACCGTCGGAATCCGCCTCAAGACGGATCAACTTCAGGAGTACGCCGATGATTCTGAGATGGACCTCACCGTGGTTCACATCCGGTGTAAGGGCATGGACGGGTCCTACCACGTCCTGACACATCTCGTCAAGCGACTCCGTGAGAAACGGTTCGGCCCCGGTGAGGAACTCCCGAGCGGTCACCAGCGGAAGACTCTCCTCAACATGGTGATCGAGAATCTGGAGGAGATAGGCGGGACGGTCATCGTCGTCCTTGATGAGATCGACGCCATCGGCGATGACGACTACATCCTCTACGAGCTCCCACGGTCGAATCCGGACGATGTCCGTCTCTCGCTTATCGGGATTACAAACGATCTTCAGTTCCGCGAGAACCTCGACGCCGACGTTCGGTCGAGCCTCGGTGAGGACGAGGTCCGTTTCGAGCCGTACGACGCTGATCAGCTCCGCAACATTCTCTCACGGCGTGCCGTCGGTGCCCTCCGAGACACGTATTTCGAGGACGGGATCGAGGACTACCAGCACCTCCGAAGTGAGATTCTGACCGATGATACGATCCCGCTTGCTGCGGCGTTAGGCGCACAGGATACTGGTGACGCTCGCGAGGCGATCCGTCTGCTGTTCCGTGCGACTCGGTTTGGCGACGATAGGGGAGAAACGACTGTCACAGAGGAGCACGTGCGCGAAGCACGGGACTTTCTCGAGACAAAGGCCATCGAGTCGGGGATCCAGACGCTTCCGAATCAGCGAATGCTCGCACTCATGGCAGTCACGTATCACGGGATACACGGCGACACACCCGTGACGACGACGCCGATCTACACCCAGTACAAGACCTTCTGTGAGTACGCGGACGTGAACGTCCTCTCGAACCGCCGGTTCCGTGATCGACTCAACGACCTCGCTGATACGAACGTGCTCAATAAGCGGCAGGGTCGGGGTCGTGGCGACGAGAACCAGTACTCACTCGCAGTCGATCTCGATACGGCGCTCGAGAACCTCCCGAAGGAGTCAGAGCGCCTCGGGGATGTCGCAACAGTTCTTCGGGAACAGGGTGGTGTTGCGGGTAACTAA
- a CDS encoding site-specific integrase codes for MSLEPIDPETAVELYLADREAEVAKATLYSHSSRLGHFVRWCDEEDIDNLNELSGRTLHDYRLWRRRDGDLAPATEKTQMDTLRVFVKWLESIDAVVDDLHTKVRSPVLRDGQNVRDVMLESDRAEEVLDHLSKYEYASRPHVVLTLMWHTMMRTGAVHSLDVDDYDPDGQYIAVVHRPEERTTIKNGTGGERLIALSNDVCQLLDDWIADRRPDVDDEFGRRPLVSTVDGRAHRSTLRGDCYRYTRPCVSTGECPHDRDPERCEAMEYTAAFGCPSSVSPHALRRGGITHHLNSDVPKDVVSDRANVTAGVLDEHYDRRSQRERMEQRRGYLDNI; via the coding sequence ATGAGTCTCGAACCAATCGACCCGGAAACAGCCGTGGAACTGTACCTCGCCGATCGCGAAGCCGAGGTGGCCAAGGCAACGCTGTACTCGCACAGCTCTCGCCTCGGTCACTTCGTTCGCTGGTGTGACGAGGAAGACATAGACAACCTGAACGAGCTGAGCGGACGGACACTACACGATTACCGCCTCTGGCGACGTCGTGACGGTGATCTCGCGCCCGCCACCGAGAAGACGCAGATGGACACGCTCCGTGTCTTCGTGAAGTGGCTCGAAAGCATCGACGCCGTCGTCGACGACCTCCACACGAAGGTGCGGTCGCCCGTGTTGCGAGACGGGCAGAACGTCCGCGACGTGATGCTTGAGTCCGACCGTGCTGAGGAGGTTCTCGACCATCTCTCGAAGTACGAGTACGCCTCCCGTCCTCACGTCGTTCTCACGCTGATGTGGCACACGATGATGCGGACCGGTGCGGTCCACTCGCTGGATGTCGACGACTACGACCCGGATGGGCAGTACATCGCTGTCGTCCATCGACCTGAGGAGAGAACAACGATCAAGAACGGAACGGGTGGAGAGCGACTGATCGCGTTATCGAACGACGTGTGCCAGCTTCTTGACGACTGGATCGCAGATCGGAGACCCGACGTCGACGACGAGTTCGGCAGGCGACCGCTCGTATCGACAGTAGACGGGCGTGCGCATCGATCGACGCTTCGAGGAGATTGTTACAGATACACAAGGCCCTGTGTTTCCACTGGAGAGTGTCCACACGACCGCGATCCAGAGCGTTGCGAAGCGATGGAGTATACCGCCGCCTTCGGCTGTCCCTCGAGCGTCAGTCCACACGCACTTCGGCGTGGTGGGATCACCCACCACCTGAACAGCGATGTTCCAAAAGATGTCGTCAGTGACCGTGCAAACGTGACTGCAGGTGTTCTCGACGAACACTACGACCGGCGGAGTCAGCGCGAAAGGATGGAACAGCGACGGGGGTATCTCGACAATATCTGA
- a CDS encoding iron ABC transporter permease, with the protein MEARALTALAVLTSLTLVVAFYYPTATVLVEAVVVDGAFTLGVFAEILTDPFYFGEFARLLRGESPLAVARALLSPERRLGIVGFTAYQAVLSTVASVALGLPAAYLLARFEFPGRKTLRSLTIVPFVLPSIMVAVGFVATFGQNGTLNAALSALRLPRVDLMFTLEAVVIAHAFYNAPLVARVTTAAWESVDASAVETARSLGAGPVRAFVDVVAPQVYPAVLTGAALTFVFTFGTFPIVLALGGFQLATVEVFVYRLVRDLSYAEAAALAIVELVVSLGVLLAYLRYEARNATNTRGARPLPRRSLVPPSRSLRELLPRAGLAVYAVVAGVVFLAPIASMVLASVTGGDGALTLDHYRFLIERQQTGAAFQVRPWPAIRNSLAFAGAATLLALPMGVVVAVLTTRRYRGRTLVDAAAMAPLAVSGIIVGLGLLRGLVFGVEIGGWRIAASGAAAIVVAHAVAGYPFVVRTVSPGLSGLDRSLVESARALGASRARVIRDVELPLVWPAVVAGAAFAFAISIGEFTSTVVLATGADAYTMPVAIERFIGRRLGPATAMGVVLLVVTGLSFVVIERLGGEHRGL; encoded by the coding sequence ATCGAGGCGCGCGCGCTGACCGCGCTCGCGGTCCTCACCAGCCTCACGCTCGTCGTCGCGTTCTACTACCCGACCGCGACGGTCCTCGTCGAGGCGGTCGTCGTCGACGGCGCATTCACCCTCGGCGTCTTCGCCGAGATCCTCACCGACCCGTTCTACTTCGGCGAGTTCGCGCGCCTGCTCCGCGGGGAGTCACCGCTCGCGGTCGCGCGGGCCCTGCTCTCGCCGGAGCGCCGGCTGGGGATCGTCGGGTTCACCGCGTATCAGGCGGTCCTCTCGACGGTCGCGAGCGTCGCCCTCGGCCTCCCTGCCGCCTACCTCCTCGCGCGCTTCGAGTTTCCGGGCCGGAAGACGCTGCGCTCGCTGACCATCGTTCCGTTCGTCCTCCCGTCGATCATGGTCGCCGTCGGGTTCGTCGCCACCTTCGGGCAGAACGGCACCCTGAACGCCGCCCTCTCCGCTCTCAGGCTGCCGCGAGTCGACCTCATGTTCACCCTCGAAGCCGTGGTGATCGCCCACGCGTTCTACAACGCGCCGCTCGTGGCGCGCGTGACGACCGCGGCGTGGGAGTCGGTGGACGCGAGCGCGGTCGAGACCGCCCGGAGCCTCGGGGCCGGCCCGGTGCGGGCGTTCGTCGACGTCGTCGCGCCGCAGGTGTACCCGGCCGTGCTGACGGGCGCGGCGCTCACCTTCGTGTTCACGTTCGGCACGTTCCCCATCGTCCTCGCGCTCGGCGGGTTCCAGCTTGCGACGGTGGAGGTGTTCGTCTACCGGCTGGTGCGCGACCTGAGCTACGCCGAGGCCGCCGCGCTGGCGATCGTCGAACTCGTCGTCTCGCTCGGGGTCCTGCTCGCGTACCTCCGCTACGAGGCCCGGAACGCGACCAACACGCGGGGCGCTCGTCCCCTACCGCGCCGGTCGCTCGTCCCGCCGTCGCGCTCCCTCCGCGAGCTGCTGCCGCGGGCCGGGCTGGCGGTCTACGCCGTCGTCGCCGGGGTCGTCTTCCTCGCGCCGATCGCGTCGATGGTGCTCGCGTCCGTGACGGGCGGCGACGGCGCGCTCACGCTCGACCACTACCGGTTCCTGATCGAGCGCCAGCAGACGGGGGCGGCGTTTCAGGTGCGGCCGTGGCCCGCGATCCGAAACTCGCTGGCGTTCGCGGGGGCCGCGACCCTGCTCGCGCTCCCGATGGGCGTCGTCGTCGCGGTGTTGACCACCCGCCGGTACCGCGGTCGGACGCTGGTCGACGCGGCCGCGATGGCTCCGCTGGCGGTCTCCGGGATCATCGTCGGTCTCGGACTGTTGCGGGGGCTCGTGTTCGGCGTCGAGATCGGGGGGTGGCGGATCGCCGCGAGCGGCGCGGCGGCCATCGTCGTCGCGCACGCGGTCGCGGGCTACCCGTTCGTCGTACGCACCGTCTCGCCCGGGCTCTCGGGGCTGGATCGGTCGCTCGTCGAGTCGGCGCGGGCGCTCGGCGCGTCGCGGGCGCGGGTGATCCGCGACGTGGAACTCCCCTTGGTCTGGCCGGCGGTCGTCGCGGGCGCGGCGTTCGCGTTCGCGATATCGATCGGGGAGTTCACCTCGACCGTGGTGTTGGCGACCGGGGCCGACGCGTACACGATGCCCGTCGCGATCGAACGGTTCATCGGGCGGCGGCTCGGACCGGCGACCGCCATGGGCGTCGTCCTGCTGGTCGTCACCGGACTCAGCTTCGTCGTCATCGAGCGGCTCGGAGGTGAACACCGTGGGCTCTGA
- a CDS encoding DUF4268 domain-containing protein, whose product MDRNISRIQEHDLRSVWENEDRDFTRWLTENIDLLASELGIEIEDARAEEAVGDFSADIVAREMNTGETVVIENQYNRTDHDHLGKLLTYSSGKNAGFTMWLAEEFRPEHRSVLEWLNETGPRGAKFFAIKPRVVSIEGAEERGFEFEVVVEPNEWEREVSNESLSDSEQSYRQFFAEMVEAYSQRRPNWYKLKPGPRNYLTFSAGISGVRFGWVFHQGPEFSVELYISTSDKERNEEIFEALKRERTDIEANLGVELEWERLPEKQASRIKQPKDIDGTITELTTDQQNHLVEWGVDLMDEFQEEFEPRLSALRSN is encoded by the coding sequence ATGGATCGGAATATCTCGCGAATCCAAGAACACGACCTCCGTTCGGTGTGGGAGAACGAGGACCGAGATTTCACGAGATGGTTGACGGAGAATATCGACCTGCTCGCGTCGGAGTTGGGAATAGAAATCGAGGACGCACGAGCAGAGGAAGCTGTCGGCGACTTCTCGGCTGATATCGTCGCACGGGAGATGAACACGGGTGAGACCGTTGTTATTGAGAACCAATACAATCGGACGGACCACGATCACTTGGGTAAACTCTTGACGTACTCGTCTGGGAAGAACGCCGGGTTTACGATGTGGCTCGCCGAGGAGTTCCGGCCGGAGCACCGGAGCGTACTCGAATGGTTGAACGAAACCGGGCCGAGAGGTGCGAAGTTCTTCGCGATCAAACCTCGCGTCGTGAGTATCGAGGGGGCTGAGGAGCGTGGCTTCGAGTTCGAAGTTGTCGTTGAGCCCAACGAATGGGAACGAGAGGTGAGTAACGAGTCTCTCTCCGACTCCGAACAGAGCTATCGTCAGTTCTTCGCCGAGATGGTTGAGGCGTACTCCCAGAGACGACCGAACTGGTACAAACTCAAGCCTGGGCCTCGGAACTATCTGACGTTTAGCGCTGGCATTTCTGGGGTTCGATTTGGATGGGTGTTCCATCAGGGGCCAGAGTTTTCGGTCGAGCTCTACATCTCCACGTCAGATAAGGAACGTAACGAAGAGATATTTGAGGCGTTGAAACGAGAACGAACAGATATTGAGGCCAATTTAGGTGTCGAGTTGGAGTGGGAGCGCTTGCCCGAGAAACAAGCCTCCCGGATCAAGCAGCCGAAGGATATTGACGGAACGATTACTGAATTGACTACTGATCAGCAAAATCACCTAGTTGAGTGGGGTGTGGATCTGATGGACGAATTCCAAGAGGAGTTTGAGCCTCGTCTTTCCGCTCTCAGATCCAACTGA
- a CDS encoding restriction endonuclease, producing the protein MRASTAKEELLDKGLQIDHEQFEQLCKMVIERAEPTRELELTPFRGDGGIDIHAVIDRELFHARLGVQAKQYTTGNTVGARTLRGFKGALSEQQYHIGTVITTSSFTSGAKTSANQDYIRLIDGDRLTDIMIESSIGVVTDDESYELDPTFWSAFEKPERTDTIPSLEVPQADNFDVIRTVIRAVGTGSDIKPDIAEYVRKQTDSDTFDPRQADYYGIAAWLLQFLHKEQEIEIDNRTIRRWGLTRLGEEYLTYLDRGNRESADDLLIHQIRDVEIISRVYAQLEADDTLLRRDISEILAAETDLSDSTTRRRARTVGQWLIRLPEVTTSGRGSEQQYVLSSTPR; encoded by the coding sequence ATGAGGGCATCGACGGCGAAAGAGGAACTGCTTGATAAGGGGCTACAGATCGACCACGAGCAGTTTGAACAGCTCTGTAAGATGGTGATCGAGCGTGCAGAACCAACTCGTGAACTCGAGTTAACGCCGTTTCGTGGCGATGGTGGAATCGATATTCACGCTGTCATTGACCGAGAACTGTTCCACGCACGGCTCGGCGTACAAGCGAAACAATACACGACAGGTAATACCGTCGGTGCTCGAACCCTGCGCGGATTTAAAGGCGCACTCTCAGAGCAACAGTATCACATCGGAACGGTAATCACGACATCCTCATTCACATCTGGAGCTAAAACGAGCGCAAACCAAGATTACATCCGATTGATCGACGGTGACCGACTCACGGACATCATGATCGAGAGCAGTATCGGTGTCGTTACAGACGACGAATCATACGAACTCGATCCCACGTTTTGGAGTGCGTTCGAGAAGCCAGAGCGCACTGACACGATCCCGTCTCTAGAGGTGCCACAGGCGGACAACTTCGACGTGATACGCACCGTCATCCGCGCGGTTGGAACGGGTTCCGACATCAAGCCCGATATCGCGGAATACGTTCGAAAGCAGACGGATTCAGACACGTTCGATCCGCGGCAAGCGGATTATTACGGTATCGCCGCGTGGCTTCTCCAGTTTCTCCACAAAGAACAGGAGATCGAGATCGACAACCGTACGATCCGTCGTTGGGGACTCACTCGGCTCGGTGAGGAATATCTCACGTATCTCGATCGTGGTAATCGAGAATCCGCGGATGACCTTCTCATACACCAGATCCGTGATGTTGAGATCATCTCTCGCGTATACGCTCAGCTAGAAGCAGACGATACGCTTTTGCGACGTGATATCTCCGAGATCCTCGCTGCCGAAACAGATCTCTCAGACTCAACCACTCGTCGACGCGCCCGAACCGTTGGACAGTGGCTTATTCGCCTCCCTGAGGTCACTACGAGCGGTCGAGGGTCCGAGCAACAATACGTCCTATCTTCGACGCCACGTTGA
- a CDS encoding PIN domain-containing protein: protein MKLVVDANVVISALIADSKTRELIVTLEPDLLTPAFVRDEIGNYRGLIVEKSGMEPDRVAQFVDLLFRYIDIVPADDFYPAIDRADDAIGDTDPDDVLYLACAIAAGAAIWSDDTDFEEQNLVETYSTSDVIGSFETR, encoded by the coding sequence ATGAAGTTGGTTGTCGACGCGAACGTCGTCATCTCGGCGCTCATCGCCGACTCGAAGACGCGAGAACTCATCGTCACGCTTGAGCCGGACCTGCTGACACCTGCGTTCGTCCGCGACGAGATCGGGAACTACCGGGGTCTGATCGTAGAGAAGTCCGGGATGGAACCGGACCGAGTGGCACAGTTCGTCGACCTTCTGTTCCGGTACATCGATATCGTCCCCGCGGACGACTTCTATCCGGCTATCGATCGGGCGGACGACGCGATCGGTGACACCGATCCGGACGATGTGCTCTATCTTGCGTGTGCGATTGCTGCTGGAGCGGCGATCTGGAGCGATGACACCGACTTCGAGGAGCAGAATCTGGTCGAGACGTACTCGACGAGCGACGTGATCGGCTCGTTCGAGACACGCTGA
- a CDS encoding IS6 family transposase, translating into MPENDRLSGCLDEINLEFVEREATPQLLMKLSIQLHLAGLSLSNTVSFLEVFGVDRVRSTVHNWVHKADLQPETGRRPNHVAVDETVIQLDDEQYWLYAAVDPESNDLLHTKVESTRNNALADRFFAELRKKHDVDDAIFLVDGAAPLQRACRKHDLDFRYERHGKRNSVERVFREVKRRTTSFSNCFSNAEAETANEWIRSFAFAWNQLI; encoded by the coding sequence ATGCCCGAAAACGACCGTCTCAGCGGCTGTTTAGACGAGATCAACTTAGAGTTTGTGGAGCGAGAAGCAACACCGCAGCTGTTGATGAAGCTCAGTATTCAGCTTCACTTGGCTGGATTATCGCTTTCGAATACTGTTTCTTTTCTTGAGGTATTCGGTGTTGATCGAGTTCGATCGACCGTTCATAACTGGGTTCACAAAGCCGATCTACAGCCAGAAACTGGTCGGAGGCCGAATCACGTCGCGGTTGATGAGACTGTGATTCAGCTTGACGATGAACAATATTGGCTGTACGCTGCTGTCGATCCCGAATCAAACGATCTGTTACATACAAAGGTTGAATCGACGAGAAACAATGCTCTCGCAGATCGGTTTTTCGCGGAACTCCGCAAAAAACACGATGTAGATGACGCGATCTTTCTCGTTGATGGCGCGGCTCCACTTCAGCGAGCCTGTCGCAAACACGACCTCGATTTTAGATACGAACGACACGGAAAGCGGAACAGTGTCGAACGTGTCTTTCGTGAGGTAAAACGCAGAACTACTAGTTTCTCAAACTGTTTTAGCAACGCCGAAGCAGAAACAGCAAACGAGTGGATCAGATCGTTCGCTTTCGCATGGAATCAGCTTATCTGA
- the hisA gene encoding 1-(5-phosphoribosyl)-5-[(5-phosphoribosylamino)methylideneamino]imidazole-4-carboxamide isomerase yields the protein MTHFPEFEVIPAVDVQDGEVVQLVGGERGTGKRYGDPVDAAERWTDAGARTLHLVDLDGAFEGERVNAAAIEAVVEYVPEEVGLQLGGGIRTAEGARDLLDLGLDRVILGTAAVETPEIVAAIDETHPGSVVVSLDAKDGEVVVSGWTEGTGLDPAEAAARYEELGAGAILFTNVDVEGQLAGINRTAVESMVEAVEIPVIASGGVASIDDVVALKAAGAAAVVVGTALYEGEFTLREAQNAADEV from the coding sequence ATGACACACTTCCCCGAGTTCGAGGTGATCCCCGCCGTCGACGTGCAGGACGGCGAGGTCGTCCAGCTGGTCGGCGGCGAGCGCGGCACGGGCAAACGCTACGGCGACCCGGTCGACGCCGCCGAGCGCTGGACCGACGCGGGGGCCCGCACCCTCCACCTCGTCGACCTCGACGGCGCGTTCGAGGGCGAGCGCGTCAACGCCGCGGCGATCGAGGCGGTGGTGGAGTACGTTCCCGAGGAGGTCGGTCTCCAACTCGGCGGCGGCATCCGGACCGCGGAAGGCGCGCGCGATCTGCTCGACTTGGGGCTCGACCGCGTGATCCTCGGTACGGCAGCGGTCGAGACGCCGGAGATTGTCGCGGCGATCGACGAGACGCACCCCGGGAGCGTCGTCGTGAGTCTGGACGCGAAGGACGGCGAGGTCGTCGTCTCGGGCTGGACCGAGGGGACCGGTCTCGACCCCGCCGAGGCGGCCGCGCGCTACGAGGAATTGGGGGCGGGGGCGATCCTCTTTACGAACGTCGACGTGGAGGGGCAGCTGGCCGGAATCAACCGGACGGCGGTCGAGTCGATGGTCGAGGCGGTGGAGATCCCCGTGATAGCTTCCGGGGGGGTTGCGTCGATTGACGACGTGGTCGCGCTGAAGGCGGCGGGCGCGGCCGCGGTCGTGGTCGGGACCGCGCTATACGAGGGCGAGTTCACGCTGCGTGAGGCGCAAAACGCGGCTGACGAAGTCTGA
- a CDS encoding DNA adenine methylase: MVEPILKWAGGKRQLLSEITALFPTSYEAYHEPFVGGGAVFFDQDPDDGTINDLNTRLTTFYEIVRDQPDALITENKTHEHTEEYYYNARSEFNTLLTQSTLTQDERVREASLLLYLNRTCFNGLYRENSDGEFNVSFGRYSNPDWVQEQRIRKASRVLQETAVFNTDFSYVVDEASIGDLVYLDPPYERVSKTADFNSYQAGGFDREDQRRLRDTVIELTEMDVSVVLSNSPPVTELYENYDVFSISYVDATRAINSDASSRGEVSEVLITNVPPDEQRRKTLSDFTE, translated from the coding sequence ATGGTGGAGCCGATCTTAAAATGGGCAGGTGGAAAACGCCAGCTTCTCTCAGAAATTACGGCGTTGTTTCCGACCTCGTATGAGGCGTATCATGAGCCGTTCGTCGGCGGTGGTGCTGTCTTTTTCGATCAGGATCCTGATGACGGAACGATTAACGATCTGAACACGCGGTTGACAACGTTTTATGAGATCGTTCGGGACCAACCGGACGCCCTCATTACCGAAAACAAAACGCACGAGCATACGGAAGAATACTACTACAACGCTCGCTCGGAGTTCAATACCCTCCTTACACAGTCGACTCTCACACAGGACGAGCGAGTCCGAGAGGCGAGCCTACTGTTATACCTGAATCGGACATGTTTCAACGGATTGTATCGAGAGAATAGTGACGGCGAATTCAACGTCTCTTTCGGACGATATTCGAATCCAGATTGGGTACAAGAGCAGCGGATCCGAAAGGCATCACGTGTTCTCCAAGAGACAGCAGTATTCAATACGGATTTCAGCTACGTCGTCGATGAGGCTTCAATCGGTGATCTCGTGTATTTAGATCCGCCGTACGAACGCGTGTCGAAAACGGCAGATTTCAATTCATATCAGGCGGGCGGATTCGACCGAGAGGACCAACGGCGGCTTCGTGATACCGTCATAGAACTTACGGAAATGGATGTTTCCGTGGTCCTCTCGAATTCACCGCCAGTCACGGAATTGTACGAAAACTACGACGTATTCTCGATCAGCTACGTAGACGCCACTCGTGCAATAAATAGCGATGCCAGCAGTCGCGGGGAAGTCTCAGAAGTACTCATCACGAACGTTCCACCGGATGAACAACGGCGAAAGACGCTCTCCGACTTTACTGAATGA
- a CDS encoding thiamine ABC transporter substrate-binding protein has product MTTDESETRRRRARPHTRRRFLTAAGAAGAAALAGCSAEQVDDGDGNDGGDGNGGDGDGGGGNDTDGDDGGDGDDEPPTLTVATYTNFIDAPSVSPGEWLKEEFESRYDAELEWATPDNEVNYYVERAASGAGIDADLYVGLTTEDLVRVDEQLDGDLFAERGAVDGFDDVREGLLFDPFDRAVPFDTGYVSLVYDGTTMEAPETFDGLLDDEHAGALIAQNPGGSSTGRAFLLHTISRFGDGGVASDGDGEAIEGEDGDADYDYLDYWADLQANDVRVLGDWDEAYTAWSNGEAPMVVSYSTDQVFADMEGQDLEKHQIRFLNDQAYANPEGMAVFADADEPDLARQFMSFMLEPDVQGEIAQRNVAFPATGNAELPSDYAELAQEPADPVTFTYDELQGSVDAWVEAWERQFAGN; this is encoded by the coding sequence ATGACCACCGACGAGAGCGAGACGCGGCGGCGACGCGCCCGGCCACACACCCGACGGCGGTTCCTGACGGCGGCCGGGGCCGCGGGGGCCGCCGCGCTGGCGGGCTGTAGCGCCGAGCAGGTCGACGACGGCGACGGGAACGACGGGGGCGACGGAAACGGAGGCGACGGCGACGGAGGCGGCGGGAACGATACCGACGGGGACGACGGCGGCGACGGCGACGACGAGCCGCCGACGCTGACCGTCGCCACCTACACCAACTTCATCGACGCGCCCTCCGTGAGCCCCGGCGAGTGGCTCAAAGAGGAGTTCGAGAGCCGGTACGACGCCGAGTTGGAGTGGGCGACGCCCGACAACGAGGTGAACTACTACGTCGAGCGCGCGGCCTCGGGAGCCGGCATCGACGCCGACCTCTACGTGGGACTCACCACGGAGGACCTCGTACGCGTCGACGAACAGCTCGACGGCGACCTGTTCGCCGAGCGGGGCGCGGTCGACGGGTTCGACGACGTGCGAGAGGGACTCCTGTTCGATCCGTTCGACCGGGCGGTCCCGTTCGACACCGGCTACGTGAGCCTCGTCTACGACGGGACCACGATGGAGGCCCCGGAGACGTTCGACGGGCTGCTCGACGACGAACACGCGGGCGCACTCATCGCGCAGAACCCCGGCGGGTCCTCGACCGGCCGGGCGTTCCTCCTCCACACGATCAGCCGCTTCGGCGACGGCGGCGTCGCGAGCGACGGCGACGGAGAGGCGATCGAGGGCGAGGACGGCGACGCCGACTACGACTACCTCGACTACTGGGCGGACCTCCAGGCGAACGACGTGCGCGTCTTGGGCGACTGGGACGAGGCGTACACCGCTTGGAGCAACGGAGAAGCGCCGATGGTCGTCTCGTACTCGACCGATCAGGTGTTCGCGGACATGGAGGGACAGGACCTCGAGAAACACCAGATCCGATTCCTGAACGATCAGGCGTACGCGAACCCGGAGGGGATGGCCGTCTTCGCCGACGCCGACGAACCCGACCTCGCCCGGCAGTTCATGTCGTTCATGCTGGAGCCGGACGTACAGGGCGAGATCGCCCAGCGCAACGTCGCGTTCCCCGCGACCGGAAACGCCGAGCTGCCGAGCGACTACGCCGAGCTGGCACAGGAGCCGGCCGACCCGGTGACGTTCACCTACGACGAGCTCCAAGGCTCGGTCGACGCGTGGGTCGAGGCCTGGGAGCGGCAGTTCGCCGGGAACTAA